One Psychrosphaera aestuarii DNA window includes the following coding sequences:
- a CDS encoding type 4a pilus biogenesis protein PilO, whose translation MNLDKFNFDFSDFDINDIDFENMGSWPKPAKIAMAAFVAIAVAIASYMLLVSSKVDALDNAKLQEVQLKNNYRIKYGAAVNLDSYKKQMVDMEGKFSLLLKRLPTSHETPGLLDDITYVGTTSGLSFIKINWLPEVEKQFYTELPIQIEVLGDYHEFGQFVSQVAALPRIVTLHDFTITEANNDKLRLNVVAKTYRYKEAEK comes from the coding sequence ATGAATCTAGATAAATTCAATTTTGACTTCTCTGACTTTGATATCAATGATATCGATTTCGAAAATATGGGGTCATGGCCTAAGCCTGCCAAGATAGCAATGGCCGCATTTGTTGCTATTGCTGTTGCTATCGCAAGTTACATGCTACTAGTCAGTAGCAAGGTCGATGCGCTAGACAACGCAAAATTGCAGGAAGTGCAATTAAAAAACAACTACCGTATTAAATATGGTGCTGCTGTTAATTTAGACTCATATAAAAAACAAATGGTCGACATGGAAGGCAAGTTCTCATTATTATTAAAAAGGCTTCCTACGTCACATGAAACACCTGGTTTATTAGATGATATTACCTATGTTGGTACAACATCGGGCCTGTCTTTTATTAAAATTAACTGGTTACCTGAAGTTGAAAAACAATTTTATACTGAGCTTCCAATTCAAATTGAAGTGTTAGGTGATTATCATGAATTTGGACAGTTTGTTAGCCAGGTAGCGGCTTTACCGCGAATTGTAACCCTCCATGATTTTACAATTACCGAAGCTAATAATGACAAACTTCGTTTAAATGTTGTTGCTAAAACATACCGTTACAAGGAGGCAGAAAAATGA
- a CDS encoding PilN domain-containing protein, which yields MPYINLLPWRETARKELQQQFLAILGAISAVVIFLLFLLSIYYGQRLEGQEYRNNYLQSEISILTQRINEIRNLNDKKSDLNKRIALIEQLQESRNLGTEIFNEVAGMVPTGIYLTKIEKKGPSLLINGKSESNNRLSNMMRNIERSELLEAADLDSIIAGEKDTALLSDFTMTVSVKKYVPETEEKKK from the coding sequence ATGCCATATATAAATTTATTGCCATGGCGAGAGACCGCACGTAAAGAACTGCAACAACAGTTTCTTGCGATATTAGGGGCGATATCCGCAGTCGTCATTTTTTTATTGTTTTTATTATCTATATATTATGGTCAGCGACTAGAGGGTCAGGAATATAGAAATAATTATCTTCAAAGCGAAATTTCAATACTCACTCAACGTATTAATGAAATTCGAAACTTGAATGATAAGAAGAGTGATCTTAACAAGCGTATAGCGCTGATAGAACAGCTTCAAGAAAGTCGAAACCTAGGTACAGAAATATTTAATGAAGTAGCAGGAATGGTTCCGACAGGTATATATTTAACAAAAATAGAGAAAAAAGGGCCATCACTTTTAATTAATGGCAAAAGCGAATCAAATAACCGCTTATCAAACATGATGAGAAATATTGAGCGTTCAGAATTACTGGAAGCTGCGGATCTTGATTCTATTATTGCCGGAGAAAAAGACACCGCCTTACTTAGCGATTTCACCATGACTGTTTCAGTTAAGAAATATGTGCCAGAAACTGAGGAGAAGAAAAAATGA
- a CDS encoding efflux RND transporter periplasmic adaptor subunit produces the protein MSTSNSKPGLLERKPYILAIAITVLLIVWMASGMISNDKKVLSNDDRNETEKLPTVEVTVFNTEPVQRSIELYGRTEPDRVLVLDSEVDGRVVEILVEEGQLVKAGQAILKLSLDDKLEQLNFAKSLVEQREIEYKGAISLQAKGLQGESLLAQAKAGLTEAKALVKLRESQLEKSTIVAPFSGVINNQSVEIGSVVSKGQALFELVDLSPLVVTAHVTENYVDLIDENAQVEVLLVNGKRVPGSLRYISSMSEVGTNTFEIEIEIDNPDQKMKAGISTEIDVMFSQEQAIKVSPALLSLDKDGNLGVKTVVNERVVFTPIDMIKTEQDGVWLAGFSGETQVITRGQGFVRPGDQVAVTITQAGN, from the coding sequence ATGAGCACTTCAAACTCCAAGCCAGGTCTACTTGAGAGAAAACCTTATATTTTAGCTATCGCTATTACAGTATTGCTTATTGTGTGGATGGCTTCTGGCATGATCAGCAACGACAAAAAAGTCTTATCAAATGATGACCGCAATGAAACTGAAAAGTTACCCACAGTAGAAGTCACCGTGTTTAATACAGAGCCAGTGCAAAGGAGCATTGAGCTGTATGGCCGCACTGAACCGGATCGTGTTTTAGTGCTGGACTCTGAAGTTGATGGTCGTGTTGTTGAAATTTTAGTAGAAGAAGGTCAGCTAGTTAAAGCGGGTCAAGCCATTCTGAAACTGTCACTAGACGATAAACTGGAACAGCTCAATTTTGCGAAATCGTTAGTTGAGCAACGTGAAATTGAATATAAAGGCGCAATTTCACTGCAAGCAAAAGGCTTACAAGGTGAGTCGTTATTAGCACAAGCGAAAGCCGGTCTTACGGAAGCTAAAGCACTTGTGAAGCTACGAGAATCCCAATTAGAAAAAAGTACAATAGTCGCCCCATTTTCTGGTGTAATTAATAATCAAAGTGTTGAGATAGGTAGTGTTGTTAGCAAGGGACAGGCACTATTTGAATTAGTGGATTTGTCTCCTTTGGTGGTTACAGCGCATGTGACAGAGAACTATGTAGACCTAATTGATGAAAACGCCCAAGTTGAGGTCCTTTTGGTTAATGGCAAGCGTGTTCCAGGGTCACTGCGCTACATATCCAGCATGTCGGAAGTAGGTACAAATACCTTCGAGATTGAAATTGAAATTGACAACCCAGACCAAAAAATGAAAGCCGGCATTAGTACTGAAATCGACGTCATGTTTTCGCAAGAACAAGCGATCAAGGTTTCACCAGCTTTGTTATCGCTTGATAAAGACGGAAACTTGGGCGTAAAAACCGTCGTCAATGAGCGGGTTGTGTTTACTCCAATCGATATGATTAAAACCGAACAAGACGGAGTGTGGTTAGCTGGTTTTTCTGGTGAAACTCAAGTTATCACGCGAGGACAAGGTTTTGTTCGTCCCGGTGACCAAGTAGCAGTAACAATAACGCAAGCAGGAAACTAA
- a CDS encoding pilus assembly protein PilM encodes MVGIDIGSHSVKAVLLSEQHGVYRVEEALVEAMPKGMIKDSEIQDIETVARVISKIRKHIPKSVKYAAVAISGSSVITKIIYMDVTLSDSELESQIEIEADSLIPYPLDEVSLDFEKIDVNRADPSKIDILLSAARTENIEARSLAVSEGGFEPKVLDVESYALSRAGQLCIGQLPDDANEKVVAFVDVGAQITLLSIIQGERSLYTRDQVFGGEQFTNSIVSYYGRSFEESEKAKVNGDLPPNYTFEVLAPFQTALLQQIRRSIQMFLNTSEKDNVDYIVLSGGTSLISGLDRLLIDELGIHTVVAKPFAELEIAAELDSEDIELVQSQLMIATGLALRSFSECHI; translated from the coding sequence ATGGTTGGGATTGATATTGGTTCGCACTCGGTAAAAGCAGTATTGTTATCGGAACAACACGGCGTTTATAGAGTAGAGGAAGCCCTTGTCGAAGCTATGCCAAAGGGAATGATTAAGGATAGCGAAATTCAAGATATTGAAACCGTCGCTAGAGTTATCAGCAAAATTAGAAAGCATATTCCAAAATCAGTGAAATATGCAGCGGTAGCTATTTCAGGATCTAGCGTGATCACTAAAATCATCTATATGGATGTTACGCTTTCTGACTCTGAATTAGAGAGCCAAATTGAAATTGAAGCTGATTCACTTATTCCATATCCGCTTGATGAAGTTAGTCTCGACTTTGAAAAGATTGACGTGAACCGAGCAGACCCATCAAAAATCGATATATTGCTCAGTGCCGCGCGTACTGAAAACATAGAAGCACGTTCACTCGCCGTATCCGAAGGTGGTTTTGAACCTAAGGTGCTTGATGTTGAAAGCTATGCTTTGAGCCGAGCTGGACAATTATGTATTGGTCAACTGCCTGACGACGCCAATGAAAAAGTCGTTGCATTTGTAGATGTAGGCGCTCAAATTACCCTGCTTAGCATTATCCAAGGTGAACGCTCTCTTTATACTCGTGATCAGGTTTTTGGTGGAGAACAATTTACTAATTCAATTGTTTCCTACTATGGCCGTTCTTTTGAAGAGTCTGAAAAAGCGAAAGTAAATGGTGATTTGCCGCCAAACTATACTTTTGAAGTATTAGCCCCATTTCAAACCGCATTGTTACAACAGATCCGCCGCTCTATTCAAATGTTTTTGAACACAAGTGAGAAAGATAATGTTGATTACATTGTTTTATCAGGTGGTACGTCTTTGATATCAGGTTTAGATAGACTCCTTATCGATGAGTTAGGAATTCATACCGTTGTAGCCAAGCCTTTTGCTGAACTAGAAATCGCGGCTGAATTAGATTCTGAAGACATTGAACTTGTGCAGTCACAGTTAATGATTGCGACAGGTTTAGCATTAAGGAGCTTTTCAGAATGCCATATATAA
- a CDS encoding penicillin-binding protein 1A produces the protein MSWLKKLVTLMIFGTLLSVFLIVAFYFYVKDDLPNEDSIRDVRFQIPMRVYTAEGELISQFGEKRRDPVLYSEIPQALKDAIIATEDSRFYDHFGIDPIGVVRSALVVISTGRKAQGASTITMQLARNVFLSLDKRWMRKIKEIYIALHIEQIMSKEEILTLYLNKIPFGNRAFGIGAAAQVYYGKDISELTLPQLAMIAGIPKATTRYNPIRNPDLAKWRRNVVLGRMFAVGAIDEQTYEEAKQAPITAKLHGAKITAPAPYVAEQVRKEMVDRYGLEKAYTEGFNVYTTINGDAQIAARKAVRNNIHSYDERHGYRGPTRFLWDSENIDSTSEQNAAWDSDKIVNYLSRIKDYGDVIPAVVTNVMDNSVYVLAKGGKVEVLDWDNLKWARPYINDNKQGDAPEFAAQILKEGSLIWLRQNDDLSYRLSQKPLVSSSLVAMNPNNGDVIALVGGYDFAHNQYNRITQAKRQIGSNIKPFVYSGAIENGTTLATLINDAPITKWERNSVWRPANSPETYNGPTRVRRGLAESKNVMAVRVMRTLGVDKTVEFLTRFGFAKSDLPENETISLGSAALTPLSVVTGISTFANGGFLVEPNLIERIETVSGEVVYQATKMVANLDDNELTNMNIDMTEPNPQPRNEMAAPRVISTENAFLISEALNSSIWGGGTWSKGNGWNGTSWRAQKLKRRDFSGKTGTTNDAADTWFTGFNDSIVATTWVGFDAPGRALGRTSFNANLSNDEQESGAEAGAVTALPGWIDFISQISDSIPVAKREIPEGIVSVRIDRKTGLLSRKTDHTTEFEYFIKGTEPTKYVDEFSPITIDEEKDIIDEEEGIF, from the coding sequence ATGAGTTGGCTCAAAAAATTAGTAACGTTAATGATTTTTGGAACGTTGCTATCTGTTTTCTTGATAGTTGCGTTTTATTTTTATGTAAAAGACGACTTACCAAATGAAGATTCTATTCGCGACGTCCGCTTTCAAATTCCGATGAGAGTTTACACTGCTGAAGGCGAGTTAATTTCCCAATTTGGTGAAAAAAGACGAGATCCCGTTTTATATTCAGAAATTCCACAAGCGCTTAAAGACGCAATCATTGCCACCGAAGACTCTCGTTTTTATGATCACTTTGGTATTGATCCAATTGGCGTTGTTCGCTCGGCACTCGTTGTCATTTCAACCGGTCGCAAAGCGCAAGGTGCCAGTACTATTACGATGCAATTAGCTCGAAATGTCTTTTTATCGTTAGATAAGCGCTGGATGCGTAAAATCAAAGAAATATATATTGCTCTGCATATTGAGCAAATCATGAGTAAAGAAGAAATTCTGACCTTGTACTTAAATAAGATCCCGTTTGGAAATCGTGCGTTTGGTATCGGAGCTGCTGCGCAAGTTTATTACGGAAAAGATATTAGCGAGCTGACATTACCACAATTAGCCATGATTGCAGGTATTCCCAAAGCCACAACTCGATATAACCCAATACGTAATCCAGATTTAGCAAAATGGCGCCGAAACGTTGTACTAGGTCGAATGTTTGCTGTTGGTGCCATTGATGAACAAACCTATGAAGAAGCCAAACAAGCCCCTATAACAGCAAAACTTCACGGCGCAAAAATTACAGCACCCGCTCCGTATGTCGCCGAACAAGTTCGTAAAGAAATGGTCGACCGGTATGGATTAGAAAAAGCGTACACGGAAGGGTTTAACGTATACACGACTATTAATGGTGACGCTCAAATTGCCGCTCGTAAAGCAGTTCGTAACAATATCCATAGTTACGATGAGCGTCATGGCTACAGAGGACCTACTCGATTTCTTTGGGACTCGGAAAATATAGACTCTACTTCTGAACAAAATGCAGCTTGGGATAGCGACAAAATCGTAAATTACTTATCTAGAATAAAAGATTACGGCGATGTCATTCCTGCCGTTGTCACTAATGTCATGGATAACTCTGTTTATGTTTTAGCAAAAGGTGGCAAAGTCGAAGTTTTAGATTGGGATAATTTGAAATGGGCAAGACCATATATTAATGATAACAAACAAGGCGATGCACCAGAATTTGCTGCTCAAATACTTAAAGAGGGCTCGTTGATTTGGCTACGTCAAAATGACGACTTAAGCTATCGACTGAGCCAAAAACCACTGGTGAGTAGTTCATTAGTGGCGATGAATCCAAATAATGGCGACGTAATAGCGTTAGTAGGCGGTTACGACTTTGCTCACAACCAGTACAACCGAATTACTCAAGCCAAACGCCAGATTGGCTCTAACATAAAGCCCTTCGTTTATTCAGGCGCTATAGAGAACGGCACCACACTAGCGACGTTAATCAACGACGCGCCTATTACTAAGTGGGAGCGAAATAGTGTGTGGCGACCAGCCAACTCTCCAGAGACATATAACGGGCCAACAAGAGTAAGACGTGGCTTAGCGGAGTCGAAAAACGTAATGGCGGTTCGCGTGATGAGAACCTTAGGCGTTGATAAAACGGTCGAATTTTTAACCCGATTTGGTTTTGCTAAAAGTGACTTGCCGGAAAACGAGACTATATCTTTGGGATCTGCGGCTCTAACGCCATTATCCGTTGTGACAGGTATTAGTACCTTTGCTAACGGTGGTTTTTTAGTTGAACCTAATCTAATCGAGCGCATAGAAACCGTTTCTGGTGAAGTAGTTTACCAAGCAACTAAAATGGTCGCTAATTTGGATGATAATGAATTAACCAATATGAATATCGATATGACCGAGCCAAACCCACAACCACGTAATGAGATGGCTGCTCCTAGGGTAATATCCACTGAGAATGCATTTTTAATTTCTGAGGCCTTAAATAGCTCTATTTGGGGTGGTGGTACTTGGTCTAAAGGAAATGGCTGGAATGGCACGTCATGGCGAGCTCAAAAGCTTAAACGTCGAGACTTTAGTGGCAAAACCGGTACAACCAATGATGCCGCAGACACCTGGTTCACTGGCTTTAACGACTCTATCGTTGCCACAACTTGGGTAGGTTTTGACGCACCAGGACGAGCGCTTGGCCGTACATCGTTTAATGCAAATTTGAGTAATGACGAACAAGAGTCCGGTGCAGAAGCTGGTGCGGTTACTGCGTTACCGGGCTGGATAGACTTTATATCGCAAATATCAGATAGCATCCCTGTTGCTAAACGAGAGATCCCAGAAGGCATTGTTTCCGTAAGAATTGACAGAAAAACAGGTCTGTTATCAAGAAAAACAGACCATACCACAGAGTTTGAGTATTTTATTAAAGGTACTGAACCAACTAAATACGTAGATGAGTTTTCACCTATTACCATTGATGAAGAAAAAGACATCATTGATGAAGAAGAAGGGATATTTTGA
- a CDS encoding efflux RND transporter permease subunit, with protein MRGIIDAALDRTRTVLMIFLLLLISGAITYKNIPKESDPDITIPIIYVSIVHDGISPEDAERMLIRPMEIELRSLEGVKEMTSTASEGYGSVQIEFVAGFDPKDAIADVRDKVTIAKAKLPADSEEPVVKQVSMADEQPVITIVLSGPVPERGLVTVARALKDEIEGLSEVLEVEVGGDREDIVEIVVDPLLMESYGLDQNDILNLLQRNNRLVAAGTLDTGAGRFAVKVPSVYETVKDVYEQPIKVVGDRVITFGDVASVRRSYKDPSSFARLNNHPSVSLEIKKRPGENIIETIDKVKAIVATGQSMWPEHIEVTYTGDRSKDVEKMLTDLQNNVLSAVLLVVIVIIATLGVRSATLVGIAIPGSFLTGILVISLMGMTVNIVVLFSLIMAVGMLVDGAIVVTEFADRMMSEGKTKREAYRLASKRMAWPIIASTATTLAAFAPLIFWPGIMGEFMKYLPITLIAVLTASLVMALIFVPAMGTLIGKVRPVSKETKEQLLQAEDGDIRTLDGFTGKYVRFLEKAITNPLKSLAVSIVIAVTVFTAFNFSGLGSEYFPDVEPEGASIVVRSHGDLSIYEKDQIMQQIERRLVTLDEIETLYARTGGSDQVGYMRMNLVDWQLRRKANEIIEDVHELTKDIAGVEVEVRKDENGPSGGKALVLELSSRFPDELNDAVRTIRTALEENGNFINLSDTADKDGIEWQLIIDRSNAARFGADATLLGSTISMVTNGLKIGEYRPDDVDDELDIRVRYPEQKRNIGQLESVRVKTQSGMVPVSNFVEQKAVPKVDVIRRVDGRRVVQIAADMAPGVLLSQQLPILTEKLPQLGLSPNIAVKVRGENEDQEESQVFLQNAFMVALFVMAIILVTQFNSFYQAALILSAVVFSTVGVFLGLLIVQKPFGIVMSGIGVISLAGIVVNNNIVLIDTYNVLRKQGLKYTEAILRTGAQRLRPVMLTTITTVLGLMPMVLEMNIDLVNRVMEFGGPSTQWWSQLSIAVAGGLTFATVLTLVLTPCLLALGERVRIALRTKPTSMATNVN; from the coding sequence ATGCGAGGAATTATTGACGCTGCGCTAGACCGCACTCGTACCGTTTTGATGATCTTTTTATTGCTACTTATATCAGGTGCAATTACTTACAAGAACATTCCTAAAGAGTCTGATCCAGACATCACTATTCCTATTATCTATGTTTCTATAGTACACGATGGCATTTCCCCTGAGGACGCTGAACGAATGTTAATCAGGCCAATGGAGATTGAGCTGCGGTCACTCGAAGGCGTTAAAGAAATGACCTCAACAGCCAGTGAAGGGTATGGCTCGGTGCAAATAGAGTTTGTTGCTGGTTTTGATCCTAAAGACGCGATCGCTGATGTTCGTGACAAAGTAACCATTGCTAAAGCCAAGTTACCAGCAGACTCGGAAGAGCCGGTGGTTAAACAAGTAAGCATGGCGGACGAGCAACCCGTCATTACCATCGTGCTGTCCGGGCCAGTGCCAGAACGAGGTTTGGTGACCGTTGCTCGAGCGTTAAAAGATGAAATTGAGGGATTAAGTGAAGTCTTAGAAGTTGAGGTTGGTGGCGACCGCGAAGATATTGTAGAAATTGTTGTAGATCCTTTACTGATGGAGAGCTATGGCTTAGACCAAAACGATATCCTCAATTTATTACAAAGAAATAACCGTCTGGTTGCGGCAGGTACCTTAGATACCGGCGCAGGGCGTTTTGCAGTAAAAGTCCCTTCTGTTTACGAGACAGTAAAAGATGTATATGAACAACCGATTAAAGTCGTGGGTGATAGAGTAATTACCTTCGGTGATGTTGCATCGGTTCGTCGTTCATACAAAGACCCTAGTAGCTTTGCGAGATTAAATAATCACCCTTCGGTTTCATTAGAAATAAAAAAACGCCCCGGTGAGAACATCATCGAAACAATAGACAAGGTCAAGGCAATAGTCGCTACGGGCCAATCAATGTGGCCTGAACATATAGAGGTGACCTATACAGGCGATCGATCAAAAGATGTGGAAAAAATGCTTACTGACTTACAAAACAATGTTCTCTCAGCCGTGTTACTCGTCGTCATTGTTATTATTGCCACGTTAGGCGTTCGCTCTGCGACGTTAGTCGGAATCGCTATTCCAGGGTCGTTTTTGACGGGAATATTAGTCATTTCTTTGATGGGTATGACGGTCAACATAGTGGTGTTATTTTCACTCATTATGGCGGTTGGCATGTTGGTTGATGGCGCGATAGTAGTTACTGAATTTGCCGACAGGATGATGAGTGAAGGGAAGACCAAGCGGGAGGCCTATCGCCTTGCATCTAAGAGAATGGCTTGGCCAATCATAGCCTCAACAGCTACAACGTTAGCAGCGTTTGCGCCTTTAATATTCTGGCCAGGAATAATGGGCGAGTTTATGAAGTATTTGCCCATTACTCTTATTGCCGTATTGACGGCCTCACTTGTAATGGCATTAATTTTTGTGCCAGCAATGGGCACGCTTATCGGTAAAGTTCGTCCCGTTTCAAAAGAGACAAAAGAACAATTGCTACAAGCGGAAGATGGCGATATTCGAACTTTGGATGGCTTTACTGGCAAGTACGTTCGCTTTTTAGAAAAGGCGATTACTAATCCACTGAAAAGTTTAGCTGTTTCAATCGTGATTGCAGTGACAGTTTTCACAGCGTTTAATTTTAGTGGTTTAGGATCTGAGTATTTTCCTGATGTTGAGCCTGAGGGCGCAAGTATTGTTGTTCGCTCACATGGTGACTTATCAATATATGAGAAAGACCAAATCATGCAGCAAATTGAAAGACGCCTGGTCACTCTTGATGAAATTGAGACGTTGTATGCTCGTACTGGCGGAAGTGATCAAGTTGGTTATATGAGAATGAACTTAGTGGATTGGCAATTACGCCGAAAAGCGAATGAAATTATCGAAGACGTACACGAGCTAACTAAAGATATTGCAGGCGTAGAAGTAGAGGTACGAAAAGATGAAAATGGACCAAGTGGTGGTAAAGCTTTAGTCCTAGAACTTAGTTCGCGATTTCCTGATGAATTAAATGATGCTGTTCGCACTATTCGGACTGCGCTTGAAGAAAATGGTAATTTTATCAACCTGTCAGATACAGCGGACAAAGATGGCATTGAATGGCAATTAATCATTGATCGCAGCAATGCAGCACGTTTTGGTGCTGATGCAACCTTGCTAGGCAGTACTATTTCTATGGTAACAAATGGTTTAAAAATTGGTGAATATCGGCCTGATGATGTCGACGATGAATTAGACATTCGTGTTCGATATCCCGAACAAAAACGAAATATTGGTCAACTAGAATCCGTTCGAGTGAAAACTCAATCAGGAATGGTCCCTGTCAGTAACTTTGTTGAACAAAAAGCCGTGCCAAAGGTTGATGTTATCCGACGCGTAGATGGTAGAAGAGTCGTACAAATAGCTGCCGATATGGCACCGGGCGTATTATTGTCGCAGCAACTGCCTATTTTGACAGAAAAGTTACCGCAATTAGGCTTGAGTCCGAATATCGCGGTAAAAGTAAGAGGCGAAAACGAAGATCAGGAAGAGTCGCAAGTCTTTCTGCAAAATGCCTTTATGGTTGCATTATTTGTAATGGCGATAATTTTGGTCACACAATTTAATAGTTTCTATCAAGCCGCATTAATTTTAAGTGCAGTCGTATTTTCAACAGTTGGTGTCTTTTTAGGTTTGTTAATCGTACAAAAACCATTTGGTATTGTAATGTCCGGCATTGGGGTAATATCGCTCGCCGGTATTGTTGTGAACAACAACATTGTATTAATTGATACATATAATGTGTTGCGCAAGCAGGGCTTGAAGTACACAGAAGCTATTTTGCGAACCGGTGCTCAACGTTTGCGACCTGTAATGTTAACAACAATAACAACGGTATTAGGTCTGATGCCTATGGTGTTGGAAATGAATATTGATTTAGTCAATAGGGTAATGGAGTTTGGGGGTCCATCAACGCAATGGTGGTCGCAACTTTCCATTGCCGTCGCCGGGGGATTAACGTTTGCGACCGTGCTGACCTTAGTTTTAACACCTTGTTTATTGGCGCTTGGTGAGCGAGTTAGAATCGCCTTGCGCACCAAGCCAACAAGTATGGCGACGAATGTTAATTGA